The proteins below come from a single Saccharopolyspora sp. SCSIO 74807 genomic window:
- a CDS encoding NAD-dependent epimerase/dehydratase family protein, producing MPQQLHVVLGAGPAGTALARELARRGHRVRLVNRSGAGPDAEGVERARADVLDAAELRTAVHGADVVHHCVNVEYHRQVEVLPKVQDAVLAAAAEADARLVVLDTLYPYGETDGAVMTERTPMNATTRKGRMRAELDENYLAAHRSGRVRVALGRSADFFGPGVFNSTLGATAFPPALTGDRVLGFGDLDLLHSYTFIDDVAAGLAVLGERPESDGQVWHLPTAPASTTREVHEIIGKLAGRPLDVHVLREPEPFGPFDEVFMGEYAELFYQHTEHQVMDSGAFERTFGTRPTPLVTALETTLDWFRTAISR from the coding sequence ATGCCGCAGCAGCTGCACGTCGTGCTGGGAGCGGGTCCGGCCGGAACGGCGCTGGCCCGCGAACTCGCCCGCCGCGGTCACCGCGTCCGCCTGGTCAACCGCAGCGGCGCAGGCCCGGACGCCGAAGGGGTCGAGCGGGCGCGCGCGGACGTGCTCGACGCCGCCGAGCTGCGGACCGCCGTGCACGGCGCGGACGTCGTGCACCACTGCGTCAACGTCGAATACCACCGGCAGGTCGAAGTGCTGCCGAAGGTCCAGGACGCGGTGCTGGCGGCCGCGGCCGAAGCGGACGCGCGACTCGTCGTGCTGGACACGCTCTACCCGTACGGCGAAACGGACGGGGCGGTGATGACCGAGCGCACCCCGATGAACGCAACCACCCGCAAGGGCCGGATGCGCGCCGAACTGGACGAGAACTACCTCGCCGCGCACCGCTCGGGCCGGGTCCGGGTCGCGCTGGGCCGGTCAGCGGACTTCTTCGGCCCCGGCGTGTTCAACTCGACGCTCGGGGCGACCGCGTTCCCGCCCGCGCTCACCGGCGACCGGGTGCTGGGCTTCGGGGACCTCGACCTGCTGCACAGCTACACCTTCATCGACGACGTCGCCGCGGGCCTCGCCGTGCTCGGCGAGCGCCCGGAATCGGACGGGCAGGTCTGGCACCTGCCCACCGCACCGGCGAGCACGACGCGGGAGGTGCACGAGATCATCGGCAAGCTCGCGGGCCGCCCGCTCGACGTCCACGTGCTGCGCGAGCCCGAACCGTTCGGACCGTTCGACGAGGTCTTCATGGGCGAGTACGCCGAGCTGTTCTACCAGCACACCGAGCACCAGGTGATGGATTCGGGAGCGTTCGAGCGGACCTTCGGCACGCGACCGACCCCGCTGGTGACCGCGCTGGAGACCACGCTCGACTGGTTCCGCACCGCGATTTCCCGCTGA
- a CDS encoding magnesium and cobalt transport protein CorA encodes MAQQGPRLPGARSGGAGEQAGHGARVEQASPDERLVGTAIYVDGRRAHSPESLAETSRALADEDGAMAWVGLYRPSAEELQAAAEEFGLHELAVEDAILAHQRPKVERYDETLFVVLRPARYLDETEQVELGELHLFIGPDFVLTVRHGRSPDLSAVRDRMEAAPELLRRGPHAVLYAVLDAVVDDYAPVVEGVQHDIDEIETQVFGGDPNASRRTYQLSREVIELQRATSPLLGILEEVGANYAERDADAELHRRLRDVTDHATTVAERVGGFRQMISDILSVNATLVTQEQNEKMKSLTEASYAQSEQVKSISSWAAILFAPTLVGTVYGMNFDAMPELHWSFGYPMAVGLMIVVCVLLYVVFKRRDWL; translated from the coding sequence ATGGCACAGCAAGGCCCGCGGCTGCCGGGGGCGCGCAGCGGGGGAGCGGGCGAGCAGGCCGGGCACGGCGCCCGCGTCGAACAGGCGTCGCCGGACGAACGGCTGGTCGGCACCGCGATCTACGTCGACGGCCGGCGCGCGCACTCGCCGGAGTCGCTGGCCGAGACCAGTCGCGCGCTGGCGGACGAGGACGGCGCGATGGCCTGGGTCGGGCTCTACCGCCCCAGCGCCGAGGAACTGCAGGCCGCGGCCGAGGAGTTCGGGCTGCACGAACTCGCCGTCGAAGACGCCATCCTGGCCCACCAGCGGCCCAAGGTGGAACGCTACGACGAAACGCTGTTCGTGGTGCTGCGGCCCGCGCGCTACCTGGACGAGACCGAGCAGGTCGAACTCGGTGAGCTGCACCTGTTCATCGGCCCGGACTTCGTGCTGACCGTGCGGCACGGCCGCTCCCCGGACCTGTCCGCGGTGCGCGACCGCATGGAAGCAGCGCCGGAGCTGTTGCGCCGCGGGCCGCACGCGGTGCTCTACGCCGTGCTGGACGCCGTGGTCGACGACTACGCGCCGGTGGTGGAAGGCGTGCAGCACGACATCGACGAGATCGAAACGCAGGTGTTCGGTGGTGACCCGAACGCATCCCGGCGCACCTACCAGCTCTCCCGCGAAGTCATCGAGCTGCAGCGGGCCACCAGCCCGCTGCTGGGAATCCTGGAGGAAGTCGGCGCGAACTACGCCGAGCGCGACGCCGACGCGGAACTGCACCGCCGCTTGCGGGACGTGACCGACCACGCGACCACGGTCGCCGAGCGGGTCGGCGGCTTCCGGCAGATGATCTCCGACATCCTGTCGGTCAACGCCACGCTGGTCACCCAGGAGCAGAACGAGAAGATGAAGAGCCTCACCGAGGCCAGCTACGCGCAGAGCGAGCAAGTCAAGAGCATCTCCTCGTGGGCGGCGATCCTGTTCGCGCCGACGCTGGTCGGCACCGTCTACGGGATGAACTTCGACGCCATGCCCGAGCTGCACTGGAGCTTCGGTTACCCGATGGCGGTCGGGCTGATGATCGTCGTCTGCGTGCTGCTGTACGTGGTGTTCAAGCGGCGCGACTGGCTCTGA
- a CDS encoding primary-amine oxidase has protein sequence MTTRAAEQAPAHPLDRLQPAEIRTAREVLRETGAAGASTRFAYLGLEEPPKADVLAFRDGDPVPRRVKALLLDTGTGRVTDAVVALPDRAVESLREVDVVAEGQPPILGEDLAGVGEIVAADERWTYALARRGITDTAQVRACPLSAGVFDIPGEQGRRMVRVLSFLQHRPEDHPWAHPIDGLVAYVDLIERKVLDVIDHALVPIPAEEGNFDDPEQTGPARTDLRPIEISQPEGPSFTVSGDAVSWHDWRFRIGFDAREGLVLHQIHYRDGDRLRPIVHRASIAEMVVPYGDPGPVRFWQSYFDAGEYLLGKQVNSLRRGCDCLGEIRYFDVTVADDHGEPLTVDNAICLHEEDAGLLWKHTDIFTGSKQARRQRRLVISFFATIGNYDYGFYWYLYLDGTIQLEVKSTGVVFTSAYPGTADPGAADPGAAYPGAAYPDGGYPWASELAPGLGAPFHQHLFGARLDMMVDGLRNAVDEVEVRRVPMSAENPHGNGFTRTSTRLETESGRMADNSVARSWRVTNPEVTNRLGRPVGYVLHPQGQPTLLADDDSPNARRAAFATKHLWVSQYRDGQRWPAGEHVNQNAGGAGVPEYVAAGESIDGADLVLWHTFGTTHFPRTEDWPVMPIDTCGFTLKPNGFFDRNPTLDVPAPPCH, from the coding sequence ATGACGACGCGAGCAGCCGAGCAAGCACCGGCACATCCGCTCGACCGCCTGCAACCGGCAGAAATCCGCACCGCCCGCGAGGTCCTGCGCGAAACCGGAGCCGCCGGAGCATCGACCCGCTTCGCCTACCTCGGCCTGGAGGAACCGCCGAAGGCCGACGTGCTGGCGTTCCGGGACGGCGACCCGGTACCGCGCCGCGTCAAGGCGCTGCTGCTGGATACCGGCACCGGCCGGGTCACCGACGCCGTGGTGGCGCTGCCGGATCGCGCGGTGGAATCGCTGCGCGAGGTGGACGTGGTCGCCGAAGGGCAGCCGCCGATCCTCGGCGAGGACCTCGCAGGTGTCGGCGAGATCGTCGCCGCCGACGAGCGGTGGACCTACGCGCTGGCCCGGCGCGGCATCACCGACACCGCGCAGGTGCGCGCCTGCCCGTTGTCCGCGGGCGTGTTCGACATCCCCGGCGAGCAAGGCCGCCGGATGGTGCGCGTGCTCAGCTTCCTGCAGCACCGCCCGGAGGATCACCCGTGGGCGCACCCGATCGACGGCCTGGTCGCCTACGTGGACCTGATCGAGCGCAAGGTCCTCGACGTGATCGACCACGCGCTCGTGCCGATCCCCGCCGAGGAGGGGAATTTCGACGATCCGGAGCAGACCGGGCCGGCCCGCACCGACCTGCGGCCGATCGAGATCAGCCAGCCGGAAGGACCCAGCTTCACCGTCTCCGGCGATGCGGTCAGCTGGCACGACTGGCGGTTCCGGATCGGCTTCGACGCCCGCGAAGGCTTGGTGCTGCACCAGATCCACTACCGGGACGGGGACCGGCTGCGGCCGATCGTGCACCGCGCGTCGATCGCCGAGATGGTCGTGCCCTACGGCGACCCGGGCCCGGTGCGGTTCTGGCAGAGCTACTTCGACGCCGGGGAGTACCTGCTCGGCAAGCAGGTGAACTCGCTGCGGCGCGGCTGCGACTGCCTCGGCGAGATCCGCTACTTCGACGTCACCGTCGCCGACGACCACGGCGAACCGCTGACCGTCGACAACGCGATCTGCCTGCACGAGGAGGACGCCGGGCTGCTGTGGAAGCACACCGACATCTTCACCGGTTCCAAGCAGGCGCGGCGGCAGCGCAGGCTGGTCATCTCCTTCTTCGCCACCATCGGCAACTACGACTACGGCTTCTACTGGTACCTCTACCTGGACGGCACGATCCAGTTGGAGGTCAAGTCGACCGGTGTCGTGTTCACCTCCGCTTACCCGGGGACTGCGGACCCGGGGGCTGCGGACCCGGGGGCTGCGTACCCGGGGGCTGCGTACCCGGACGGCGGGTATCCGTGGGCGAGCGAGCTCGCGCCGGGCCTCGGGGCGCCGTTCCACCAGCACCTGTTCGGCGCGCGGCTGGACATGATGGTGGACGGGCTGCGCAACGCCGTCGACGAGGTCGAGGTGCGGCGGGTGCCGATGAGCGCGGAGAACCCGCACGGCAACGGATTCACCCGCACCTCGACCCGGCTGGAGACGGAATCCGGGCGGATGGCCGACAATTCGGTCGCGCGGAGCTGGCGGGTGACGAACCCGGAAGTCACCAACCGGCTCGGCCGACCGGTCGGCTACGTGCTGCATCCGCAGGGGCAGCCGACGTTGCTGGCCGATGACGACTCCCCGAACGCGCGCCGGGCGGCGTTCGCGACCAAGCACCTGTGGGTGTCGCAGTACCGGGACGGACAGCGCTGGCCCGCGGGTGAGCACGTCAACCAGAACGCGGGCGGTGCCGGGGTTCCCGAGTACGTCGCCGCGGGCGAATCGATCGACGGTGCCGATCTGGTGCTGTGGCACACCTTCGGCACGACGCACTTCCCGCGCACCGAGGACTGGCCGGTGATGCCGATCGACACCTGCGGATTCACCTTGAAGCCCAACGGATTCTTCGACCGGAACCCCACGTTGGACGTTCCCGCACCGCCCTGCCACTGA
- a CDS encoding bile acid:sodium symporter family protein — protein sequence MSTLLRRLRPDPYVLALLATVGVAALVPASGAGATVADGVTDVAIAGLFFLYGARLSSRAVLDGLKHWRLHVVVFLCTFALFPLLGLGANLLVPVVLTPALYSGVLFLCTLPSTVQSSIAFTATAGGNVASAICSASLSNMAGIALTPLLVALLMGGDGGGISASSVLSLVFQLLLPFVVGHLSRRWIGDGIERHKKVLSYYDRGSILLIVYVAFSKSMAGGIWQQIGVLQLAALFAVIAVLLTAVLLITRGAARVLGFDRGDEKAIVFCGSVKSLATGLPIANVLFPSTMVGLVVLPVMLYHLTQLIVCAVLAQRQGSAAEPQRAPEPEVAAAR from the coding sequence ATGAGCACGCTGCTGCGCCGTCTGCGCCCCGATCCCTACGTCCTCGCCTTGCTGGCCACCGTCGGCGTCGCCGCGCTGGTGCCCGCCAGCGGTGCGGGCGCGACCGTCGCCGACGGCGTCACCGACGTGGCCATCGCCGGGCTGTTCTTCCTCTACGGCGCGCGGCTTTCATCCCGCGCCGTCCTCGATGGACTCAAGCACTGGCGGCTGCACGTCGTGGTGTTCCTGTGCACCTTCGCACTGTTCCCGCTGCTCGGGCTCGGCGCGAACCTGCTGGTTCCGGTGGTGCTCACGCCCGCGCTCTACAGCGGTGTGCTGTTCCTGTGCACGCTTCCGTCCACTGTGCAGTCTTCGATCGCTTTCACCGCCACAGCGGGCGGGAACGTGGCGTCCGCGATCTGCTCGGCGTCACTGTCCAACATGGCCGGTATCGCGCTCACGCCGTTGCTCGTCGCACTGCTGATGGGTGGCGACGGCGGCGGGATCTCCGCGAGCTCGGTGCTGAGCCTGGTCTTCCAGCTGCTGCTGCCGTTCGTGGTGGGACACCTGTCGCGGCGCTGGATCGGCGACGGGATCGAGCGGCACAAGAAGGTGCTGAGCTACTACGACCGCGGCTCCATCCTGCTGATCGTCTACGTCGCGTTCAGCAAGAGCATGGCGGGCGGTATCTGGCAGCAGATCGGCGTGCTCCAGCTCGCGGCGCTGTTCGCGGTGATCGCGGTGCTGCTGACCGCGGTGCTGCTGATCACCAGGGGAGCCGCCCGCGTGCTCGGGTTCGACCGCGGCGACGAGAAGGCGATCGTGTTCTGCGGCTCGGTCAAGAGCCTCGCCACCGGGTTGCCCATCGCGAACGTGCTGTTCCCCAGCACCATGGTCGGGCTGGTCGTGCTGCCGGTGATGCTCTACCACCTGACGCAGCTGATCGTGTGCGCGGTGCTGGCGCAGCGGCAGGGCAGCGCCGCCGAGCCGCAGCGCGCGCCGGAACCCGAGGTCGCGGCCGCACGCTGA
- a CDS encoding LysR substrate-binding domain-containing protein, with protein MFPPALLRTFLVVAQTRSFTQAAQRLGVRQSTVSQHVRKLEQVASRRLFTRSTHAVALTADGEAMVGFARSILAANERATSYFAGSELRGRLRFGASEDFVLSKLPEILAEFRRSHRLVDLELTVGMSGTLHEQLHNDELDLVFGKRRPGQSVGRLVWREPLVWIGREDLSLDPGEPVPLILYPPPSITRAQALETLERQGLSWRITCTSGSFSGLRAAALAGLGVAVHARSLVPEGLRQLPAHARLPDPGEVEFVLLGGDGTDEGPAAALSAAILDNSDRLH; from the coding sequence ATGTTCCCTCCGGCCCTGCTCAGGACGTTCCTCGTGGTGGCGCAGACGCGGAGTTTCACCCAGGCCGCGCAGCGGCTCGGTGTGCGGCAATCCACAGTCAGCCAGCACGTCCGCAAGCTCGAGCAGGTCGCGTCCCGGCGGCTGTTCACCCGCAGCACGCACGCCGTCGCGCTCACCGCCGACGGCGAGGCGATGGTGGGTTTCGCGCGCAGCATCCTCGCGGCCAACGAGCGCGCGACGAGCTACTTCGCCGGTTCCGAACTGCGCGGGCGGTTGCGCTTCGGCGCCTCGGAGGACTTCGTGCTGTCCAAGCTGCCGGAGATCCTGGCCGAGTTCCGGCGTTCGCACCGGCTGGTCGACCTGGAGCTGACCGTCGGGATGAGCGGCACGCTGCACGAGCAGCTGCACAACGACGAGCTCGACCTCGTCTTCGGCAAGCGCCGCCCCGGGCAGTCGGTTGGCAGGCTGGTGTGGCGGGAACCGCTGGTGTGGATCGGGCGCGAGGATCTGTCGCTGGATCCGGGCGAGCCGGTGCCGCTGATCCTGTACCCGCCGCCGAGCATCACCCGCGCGCAGGCGCTGGAAACGCTGGAACGGCAAGGGCTTTCGTGGCGGATCACGTGCACCAGCGGGAGCTTCAGCGGATTGCGCGCCGCGGCACTGGCCGGGCTGGGGGTCGCGGTGCACGCTCGCAGCCTGGTGCCGGAAGGATTGCGCCAGCTGCCCGCGCACGCCCGGCTTCCCGATCCGGGAGAGGTCGAATTCGTGCTGCTGGGTGGTGACGGCACGGACGAAGGGCCCGCCGCGGCGCTTTCCGCAGCCATCCTGGACAACAGCGACCGGCTGCACTGA
- a CDS encoding GntR family transcriptional regulator: MNRSRLYEQVLAQLREHIAAEGLRTGDRLPPERRLAELLGVSRASVKQAVVALESEGVVQVCHGNGTYLRTDLDAAGAQPRTGRDAAETAVEAHRALEVKLAELAARNRGDSDLASLDPAATANGQGILEHFHETVREAAHNPLLADFAREAAEYAESPPCEPRSGSAAAEHARIAEAIAAGHAHTAGLEMARHLNASAH, encoded by the coding sequence GTGAACCGCTCCCGACTCTACGAGCAGGTGCTGGCCCAACTGCGCGAGCACATCGCCGCGGAGGGGCTGCGCACGGGCGATCGCCTGCCACCGGAACGCAGGCTCGCCGAACTGCTGGGCGTGAGCCGCGCTTCGGTCAAACAAGCCGTCGTGGCACTGGAATCCGAGGGCGTCGTGCAGGTGTGCCACGGCAACGGCACCTACCTCCGGACCGACCTGGACGCGGCGGGCGCGCAACCGCGCACGGGTCGGGACGCCGCGGAGACCGCGGTCGAGGCGCACCGGGCATTGGAGGTGAAGCTCGCCGAACTCGCCGCGCGGAATCGCGGTGACAGCGATCTCGCGAGCCTTGACCCGGCAGCGACCGCGAACGGTCAAGGAATATTAGAACATTTTCATGAAACGGTGCGCGAGGCGGCGCACAACCCGCTGCTGGCCGATTTCGCGCGGGAAGCCGCGGAATACGCGGAAAGCCCGCCCTGCGAACCCCGCAGCGGGTCGGCCGCGGCCGAGCACGCACGCATCGCCGAAGCGATCGCAGCAGGTCACGCCCATACCGCAGGACTCGAAATGGCCAGGCACCTGAACGCTTCCGCGCACTGA